In Dama dama isolate Ldn47 chromosome 20, ASM3311817v1, whole genome shotgun sequence, a single window of DNA contains:
- the EBNA1BP2 gene encoding probable rRNA-processing protein EBP2 isoform X2, with amino-acid sequence MDTPPLSGSDSDSDDSLVTDRELQDAFSRGLLKPGLNVVLEGPKKAVNDVNGLKQCLAEFKRDLEWVERLDVTLGPVPEISGPQSTSQNQDPKAVDPEDDFKREMSFYRQAQAAVLAVLPRLHQLKVPTKRPTDYFAEMAKSDQQMQKIRQKLQAKQAAMEKSEKAKQLRALRKYGKKVQTEVLQKRQKEKSHMMSAIKKYQKGFSDKLDFLEGDQKPVACSTKEGAKGQQMRKGPNAKRRYKNQKFGYGGKKKGSKWNTRESYDDVSSFRAKTAHGRGLKRPGKKGSNKRPGKRTREKMKSRRH; translated from the exons ATGGACACCCCCCCGCTCTCAGGTTCGGACTCCGATTCTGATGACTCTCTTGTCACAGACAGAGAG TTGCAGGATGCGTTTTCCCGGGGGCTTCTAAAGCCAGGCCTCAACGTGGTGCTAGAGGGGCCGAAGAAGGCCGTGAATGACGTG AATGGCCTGAAGCAGTGTTTGGCTGAATTCAAGCGGGATCTGGAATGGGTTGAAAGGCTTGATGTGACCCTGGGTCCGGTACCAGAAATCAGTGGACCTCAGTCAACATCTCAGAACCAGGATCCGAAAGCTGTTGATCCAGAAGATGACTTTAAGCGTGAGATGAGCTT CTACCGTCAAGCCCAGGCAGCAGTGCTTGCAGTATTGCCCCGCCTCCATCAGCTCAAAGTGCCTACCAAGCGGCCTACGGATTACTTTGCAGAAATGGCCAAGTCTGATCAGCAGATGCAGAAG ATTCGACAGAAACTGCAGGCTAAGCAGGCCGCCATGGAGAAGTCGGAAAAGGCTAAGCAGCTGCGAGCACTTAGGAAATATGGAAAGAAG GTGCAAACAGAGGTTCTTCAGAAGCGGCAGAAGGAGAAATCACACATGATGAGTGCCATTAAGAAATATCAGAAAG GTTTCTCTGATAAATTGGACTTCCTTGAGGGAGATCAGAAGCCTGTTGCATGCAGCACAAAAGAAGGCGCCAAAGGCCAGCAAATGAGGAAGGG GCCCAATGCCAAGCGACGCTATAAAAACCAGAAGTTTGGTTATGGTGGGAAGAAGAAAGGCTCCAAGTGGAACACTCGTGAGAGCTATGATGATGTATCCAGCTTCCGGGCCAAGACAGCTCATGGCAGGGGCCTCAAGAGGCCTGGAAAGAAAGGATCAAAT aAAAGACCTGGAAAACGgacaagagagaaaatgaagagcagaaGACACTAA
- the EBNA1BP2 gene encoding probable rRNA-processing protein EBP2 isoform X1: protein MDTPPLSGSDSDSDDSLVTDRELQDAFSRGLLKPGLNVVLEGPKKAVNDVNGLKQCLAEFKRDLEWVERLDVTLGPVPEISGPQSTSQNQDPKAVDPEDDFKREMSFYRQAQAAVLAVLPRLHQLKVPTKRPTDYFAEMAKSDQQMQKIRQKLQAKQAAMEKSEKAKQLRALRKYGKKVQTEVLQKRQKEKSHMMSAIKKYQKGFSDKLDFLEGDQKPVACSTKEGAKGQQMRKGPNAKRRYKNQKFGYGGKKKGSKWNTRESYDDVSSFRAKTAHGRGLKRPGKKGSNTLGQKANCWVNTRDLSFSAEKTWKTDKRENEEQKTLNKLHLCIQTPRKRDGDVGFHKAVGSLLLASFCKNSFNKLKKNFQRNIYSWLKTQD from the exons ATGGACACCCCCCCGCTCTCAGGTTCGGACTCCGATTCTGATGACTCTCTTGTCACAGACAGAGAG TTGCAGGATGCGTTTTCCCGGGGGCTTCTAAAGCCAGGCCTCAACGTGGTGCTAGAGGGGCCGAAGAAGGCCGTGAATGACGTG AATGGCCTGAAGCAGTGTTTGGCTGAATTCAAGCGGGATCTGGAATGGGTTGAAAGGCTTGATGTGACCCTGGGTCCGGTACCAGAAATCAGTGGACCTCAGTCAACATCTCAGAACCAGGATCCGAAAGCTGTTGATCCAGAAGATGACTTTAAGCGTGAGATGAGCTT CTACCGTCAAGCCCAGGCAGCAGTGCTTGCAGTATTGCCCCGCCTCCATCAGCTCAAAGTGCCTACCAAGCGGCCTACGGATTACTTTGCAGAAATGGCCAAGTCTGATCAGCAGATGCAGAAG ATTCGACAGAAACTGCAGGCTAAGCAGGCCGCCATGGAGAAGTCGGAAAAGGCTAAGCAGCTGCGAGCACTTAGGAAATATGGAAAGAAG GTGCAAACAGAGGTTCTTCAGAAGCGGCAGAAGGAGAAATCACACATGATGAGTGCCATTAAGAAATATCAGAAAG GTTTCTCTGATAAATTGGACTTCCTTGAGGGAGATCAGAAGCCTGTTGCATGCAGCACAAAAGAAGGCGCCAAAGGCCAGCAAATGAGGAAGGG GCCCAATGCCAAGCGACGCTATAAAAACCAGAAGTTTGGTTATGGTGGGAAGAAGAAAGGCTCCAAGTGGAACACTCGTGAGAGCTATGATGATGTATCCAGCTTCCGGGCCAAGACAGCTCATGGCAGGGGCCTCAAGAGGCCTGGAAAGAAAGGATCAAAT ACCCTGGGGCAGAAGGCCAACTGCTGGGTGAACACACgtgatctttccttttctgcagaAAAGACCTGGAAAACGgacaagagagaaaatgaagagcagaaGACACTAAACAAGCTGCATCTTTGTATACAAAcaccaagaaaaagagatggagacGTGGGATTTCACAAGGCAGTTGGATCCCTTCTGTTAGCTTCTTTttgtaaaaattcttttaataaactaaagaaaaattttcaGAGAAATATATATTCTTGGTTAAAAACTCAGGACTAA
- the CFAP144 gene encoding cilia- and flagella-associated protein 144, with protein sequence MAGHQKEKVITDEVHQNQILRELYLKELRTQKLYTQYHVNPLRKVHTIARKPMSWHDNLEEPADARFLNLIHHAAQGPRKKYPETQTEGQEIGWDSEPLVSPQRDDRRLNHFRVYNDITLYKAKMWSLGEDDRHK encoded by the exons ATGGCTGGACACCAGAAGGAGAAAGTGATCACAGATGAGGTCCACCAGAACCAGATCCTGCGGGAACTGTACCTCAAAGAGCTACGAACCCAGAAGCTCTACACGCAGTATCACGTGAATCCACTCCGCAAGG TTCACACAATCGCCAGAAAGCCCATGTCTTGGCATGATAACCTGGAAGAACCTGCAGACG CCAGGTTTCTAAATCTTATCCACCATGCTGCCCAGGGACCAAGAAAGAAATACCCAGAGACACAGACTGAAGGTCAAGAGATCGGATGGGATTCTGAGCCTTTG GTCAGCCCGCAACGTGATGACCGCAGGCTGAACCACTTCAGGGTCTACAATGACATCACTCTGTACAAGGCTAAAATGTGGAGCTTGGGAGAAGACGATCGCCACAAGTAG